ATTAGGAATTATTTGGAATTGCCAGAAATGCGAGATAGTTTTAGATGTTTTTCGAACCTTGTAATCTCTTAACCAATCATATTTTATGAAAAAATCTTTGTTGTTTTTGTTGACCGCCGGCATGATGGTGGGTTTGGTTTCCTGTTCCAAAGATTACACTTGCACCTGCACAGCTGACTACGGTTTGGGCGACAGCACGATTGCCTTTATGTATGATGGCGTCAAAAAGGCCGACGCAGAAGATGCTTGCGCTGCAAGCGAGACCAACTTGAAGATTATTGATGCCAACGCAAGTTGCACCTTGGAATAATCGCCAACTTTATCCAAACTAAAAAAGCTTCTGCCTCGGTAGAGGCTTTTTTGTTTTGTGAAAATGCAAGACTTAATCCTCCATTTGCCAGAACCCGAATCCTCCCCCACCTGACCATTGCGTTTGGGCAGTAACCCCGCCGTTTTCAAGGCCTTGGCAAACACGCTGCATGCGGTTGCGACAATGGGAGTAGATATGGTGACCTCGTTCGATGCCGATCCACCTTCTTCCCGCTTTGTGGGCAACAGCGGTTGTGGTTCCCGACCCGGCGAAAGCATCCAAAACCCAGTCGCCAGGTTTGCTGCTTGCTTCGATCAAAGCCAAAATCAATCCCTCGGGCTTAGGATAATCAAATGTCTCACCGCCAAAAAGCAAACGGCTTTCTTCAGCGGCATCCTCGTAGGTTGGCAGGCCGTAATGGGCCGTACTGAGCAGATTTTTCATTTTCTTGGGCTCTCCCCCACTCCGAATGTGGTTGGGCCTAAAGGGCAATTTTGCGATGCGCAAAGGATCTCCTGACTGGATGATTTCGTTGAGTTTGCGCTGACTGTAGCGAAATTCACCTTCCAGCCGGAAAGCGTTTTGATTGCGCCCGTTGCACACGTGCACAGCATCGAGCAGGCGCGTGACGATGCGGCCTTCGCTCATGTCTTGCGCCGGAATCAATTGATCGGGAAAGGTCATTTCCACCGTGCCTGCGGGGAATTCCAGGATACCAAGGCCGTTGCCGGCATTGTTGATCGGATATTTTTTGCCTTCGGTCGTGGTGCCGTAGTAGAGCGGCTTGGCCTCCGAACGGTCTTTGGCATAAACGAG
This genomic window from Bacteroidota bacterium contains:
- a CDS encoding site-specific DNA-methyltransferase, encoding MSDLWDMQQRGARSITSREQVERLVPKPELGFGADLSGNMLIHGDNLSGLRALAATHSEQIQCIYIDPPYNTGHAFAHYNDDLAHQAWLEMMRPRLEAMRNLLRPSGYFFVSIDDANMAYLKLLCDQVFGRMNFIGNLIWEKKRKPSFLSHLAGITEFVLVYAKDRSEAKPLYYGTTTEGKKYPINNAGNGLGILEFPAGTVEMTFPDQLIPAQDMSEGRIVTRLLDAVHVCNGRNQNAFRLEGEFRYSQRKLNEIIQSGDPLRIAKLPFRPNHIRSGGEPKKMKNLLSTAHYGLPTYEDAAEESRLLFGGETFDYPKPEGLILALIEASSKPGDWVLDAFAGSGTTTAVAHKAGRRWIGIERGHHIYSHCRNRMQRVCQGLENGGVTAQTQWSGGGGFGFWQMED